Below is a genomic region from Solidesulfovibrio fructosivorans JJ].
GGGCGATGGTCACCATGGACACGGCCGGGAACACGGCCAGGACGGGTTCCAGGCGTCGCCGCAGCAGCCGACGCAGGATGAGCCCGTCGAGGACCGGGAAAGCCACGATCCAGAAGACCGAGGCGGTCATGGCCCAGAAATCCACGTGCACCCTGGCTCCGGCCAGCCCCGCCACCAGGGCCGGCGTGACGAGCGGCGCGGCCAGGGTCGTGACAAGCGTCATGGTCACGGACAGGGCCAGATTGCCGCCGGCAAGGTAGGTGATGACGTTGGAGGCCGTGCCGCCGGGGCAGGCCCCGACCAGGATCACGCCGAGGGCCGCCGCCGGGGGCAGGTCGAAGATCCGGGCGAGCAGCCAGGCCAGGACCGGCATGACGCTGAACTGCAACAGCGCCCCGACGCCGACCACCTTCCAGCGCGGAAGCAGGCGGGCGAAGTCCTCGAAGGTGAGCGAGAGCCCCATGCCGAACATGATGACGCCAAGGGCCG
It encodes:
- a CDS encoding bile acid:sodium symporter family protein, producing the protein MLISIAQRVERAFLPLAVGLSALAMVVPGLFTWIAPYIAPALGVIMFGMGLSLTFEDFARLLPRWKVVGVGALLQFSVMPVLAWLLARIFDLPPAAALGVILVGACPGGTASNVITYLAGGNLALSVTMTLVTTLAAPLVTPALVAGLAGARVHVDFWAMTASVFWIVAFPVLDGLILRRLLRRRLEPVLAVFPAVSMVTIALVVACVMGLNRDTVLAFPGAVILAVTLHNLSGFALGYAGACPFTTSRADRIAIAVEVGMQNSGLGVALAKAYFTAQTALPGALFSLEQNLVGVTLAKWWRRGSAKA